A region from the Conexibacter woesei Iso977N genome encodes:
- a CDS encoding nucleotidyl transferase AbiEii/AbiGii toxin family protein gives MSEKDAAANVVFRELQAKARNEHRGNTQPLLVVYAIESFLRRLAISDYAGRMVLKGGMLMAANEIRRMTKDADLSTHGVGNGEDDLREVVSGICVLEPDPDDGIAIDPASIRTERMREDAEYQGVRVGLVAGLGRAKIPFALDLSFGDPGTWIEIELTSVVDRPAVRLAAYPLVLNLAEKIVTAMQRRETSTRDRDFADLWVTSRLHALSARDLRASVGSVAEHRGQPLIPLSAALRNIPDRQGPYAAMVDRMAYLAPPPGSWAELIADVIAFVDPLLADEGGALLEWNTDALRWM, from the coding sequence TTGAGCGAGAAGGACGCCGCGGCGAACGTGGTGTTCAGGGAGCTGCAGGCCAAGGCCCGCAACGAGCATCGCGGCAACACCCAGCCGTTGTTGGTGGTCTACGCGATCGAGTCGTTCCTCCGGCGTCTTGCGATCTCGGATTACGCCGGCCGGATGGTCCTCAAGGGCGGCATGCTCATGGCGGCCAACGAGATCCGGCGCATGACGAAGGACGCAGACCTCTCGACGCACGGAGTCGGCAACGGCGAGGACGACCTCCGCGAGGTGGTGTCCGGGATCTGCGTGCTCGAACCTGACCCCGACGACGGGATCGCGATCGATCCAGCGAGCATCCGAACCGAGCGCATGCGCGAAGACGCTGAGTACCAAGGCGTGCGCGTCGGGCTCGTCGCAGGGCTCGGACGAGCGAAGATCCCGTTCGCCCTCGACCTCTCCTTCGGCGATCCCGGGACGTGGATCGAGATCGAGCTCACGTCGGTGGTCGACCGGCCGGCGGTACGGCTCGCCGCCTATCCGCTGGTGCTGAACCTGGCCGAGAAGATCGTCACCGCCATGCAGCGCCGGGAGACGAGCACGCGCGACCGCGACTTCGCCGACCTCTGGGTCACGAGCCGGTTGCATGCACTCAGCGCTCGTGACCTCCGGGCGAGCGTCGGGTCGGTGGCGGAGCATCGCGGACAACCGCTGATCCCGCTCAGCGCAGCATTGCGCAATATCCCTGATCGACAGGGCCCGTACGCTGCGATGGTCGACCGCATGGCGTACCTCGCGCCGCCGCCCGGGTCCTGGGCGGAGCTGATCGCCGACGTCATCGCGTTCGTCGATCCGCTGCTCGCCGATGAGGGCGGAGCGTTGTTGGAGTGGAACACGGATGCGCTGCGATGGATGTGA
- a CDS encoding type IV toxin-antitoxin system AbiEi family antitoxin domain-containing protein yields MIQNAGPPIERLRERFGERPFRVAEAVETGLSRTTLYRLRNAGQLMSVGRGVLQLPEGGAGMLSGLAIVAARAPAATICLNSALAYWDLSDEIPERIHIAVPRGAHRPAITHPPTRVHVFDAATYGLERQEATTDVGEPFRVYSAERSIVDAMRLSHLVGRDVALHALGRYLRRREARPPRLAELARALGGASQLAPAMEALLS; encoded by the coding sequence ATGATCCAGAACGCCGGACCGCCGATTGAGCGTCTCCGCGAACGCTTCGGGGAACGGCCGTTCCGCGTCGCCGAAGCTGTCGAGACTGGACTCAGCCGGACGACGCTGTACCGGCTTCGCAACGCCGGCCAGCTGATGTCGGTCGGCCGCGGCGTGCTGCAGCTGCCCGAGGGCGGCGCGGGCATGCTGTCGGGCTTGGCGATCGTTGCTGCCCGCGCACCGGCAGCGACGATCTGCCTGAACTCCGCGCTTGCCTATTGGGATCTCTCGGACGAGATCCCGGAGCGGATCCACATCGCCGTGCCTCGCGGGGCGCATCGTCCCGCGATCACGCATCCGCCGACCCGCGTCCACGTCTTCGATGCCGCGACCTACGGCCTCGAACGGCAGGAGGCGACCACCGATGTGGGCGAGCCGTTCCGGGTCTACTCGGCGGAGCGCTCGATCGTCGACGCGATGCGTCTCTCACATCTCGTCGGACGCGACGTCGCGCTCCACGCGCTCGGCCGCTACCTGCGGCGTCGCGAGGCCCGCCCGCCGCGCCTCGCCGAGCTGGCGCGGGCGCTTGGCGGCGCATCACAGCTGGCGCCCGCGATGGAGGCGCTGCTCAGTTGA
- the leuS gene encoding leucine--tRNA ligase: MAEHRYDPHEIEPRWQRVWADERTWEVSNDDALDHDAKSYVLEMLPYPSGEPHIGHLKVYSVGDAVAHFHRRTGKRVLHPMGYDAFGLPAENHAIRTGQHPRISTDAAIRSFQRQFREWGISIDWSRELATHDPSYYKWTQWIFLQMFERGLAYRKDAAVKWCPNDATVLANEQVIDGRCERCGHEVEVKQLEQWFFRITDYADELVDNLANIQWPEHVKTMQRNWIGRSQGAEVTFRCDELAIDYPVFTTRPDTLFGATFFVMAPEHPDIERLIAGTGREDEVRAYVNHAASESLEDRGNAEKPKTGVFLGRHVINPVNGEALPMYVADYVLMEYGTGAIMAVPGHDERDYAFARAYDLPIRRVVADPEGSDELPFTGRGPLVNSHPEFDGLYKEEALDRIVDWLDREGRGHKSTNYRLRDWLLSRQRYWGCPIPIVHCPRDGMVPVPDDQLPVVLPDITDYKPKGKSPLAAAEDWVNTTCPRCGGPARRETDTMDTFVDSSWYFLRYTDSHNDAAAWDPAVLNHWMPVDQYIGGVEHAILHLLYARFFIKALRDMGHLEADEPFAALFTQGMITKDGAKMSKSKGNVVSPASIVDKYGSDTARAQILFIGPPDQDADWTDTGVEGMFRFLSRLWRVSAEAASELPDAPVPDAEDLGPDALRILRKANWAIDKVTNDMDQRFNFNTAIAAVRELFNEVTAEKRGSADPGTVRFALATASSLMFPFAPHVTTDAYNLLTGRRVWEEPWPAADAAFLEADTFELVVQVNGKVRDRVEAPASASKDELLALARALPNVIAHVDGKDVIKEIVVPNKLVNVVVRG; the protein is encoded by the coding sequence GTGGCCGAACATCGCTACGACCCGCATGAGATCGAGCCCCGCTGGCAGCGGGTCTGGGCTGACGAGCGCACGTGGGAGGTGTCGAACGACGACGCTCTCGACCACGACGCCAAGTCCTATGTCTTGGAGATGCTCCCATACCCCTCGGGGGAGCCGCACATCGGCCACCTCAAGGTGTACTCCGTGGGCGACGCGGTCGCGCACTTCCACCGCCGCACCGGCAAGAGGGTGCTGCACCCGATGGGCTACGACGCGTTCGGCCTGCCGGCCGAGAACCACGCGATCCGGACCGGGCAGCACCCGCGCATCTCGACCGACGCGGCGATCAGGTCGTTCCAGAGGCAGTTCCGCGAGTGGGGCATCTCGATCGACTGGTCGCGCGAGCTGGCGACCCACGACCCGTCCTACTACAAGTGGACGCAGTGGATCTTCCTGCAGATGTTCGAGCGCGGGCTGGCCTACCGCAAGGACGCGGCGGTCAAGTGGTGCCCGAACGACGCGACGGTGCTGGCCAACGAGCAGGTCATCGACGGGCGCTGCGAGCGCTGCGGGCACGAGGTCGAGGTCAAGCAGCTGGAGCAGTGGTTCTTCCGGATCACCGACTACGCCGACGAGCTGGTCGACAACCTGGCGAACATCCAGTGGCCCGAGCACGTCAAGACGATGCAGCGCAACTGGATCGGGCGCTCGCAGGGCGCCGAGGTCACGTTCCGGTGTGACGAGCTGGCGATCGACTACCCCGTCTTCACGACGCGGCCGGACACCCTGTTCGGCGCGACGTTCTTCGTGATGGCGCCCGAGCATCCCGACATCGAGCGGCTGATCGCGGGGACGGGGCGCGAGGACGAGGTCCGCGCGTACGTCAACCACGCGGCGAGCGAGTCGCTGGAGGACCGGGGGAACGCGGAGAAGCCCAAGACCGGTGTGTTCCTGGGGCGCCACGTGATCAACCCGGTCAACGGCGAGGCGCTGCCGATGTACGTGGCCGACTACGTGCTGATGGAGTACGGCACGGGCGCGATCATGGCGGTGCCGGGGCACGACGAGCGCGACTACGCGTTCGCGCGCGCCTACGACCTTCCGATTCGCCGAGTGGTCGCGGATCCTGAGGGGTCGGACGAGCTGCCGTTCACCGGTCGCGGGCCGCTGGTCAACTCGCACCCGGAGTTCGACGGGCTCTACAAGGAAGAGGCCCTGGACCGGATCGTCGACTGGCTGGACCGCGAGGGCAGGGGCCACAAGTCCACCAACTACCGCCTCCGGGACTGGCTGCTGTCGCGCCAGCGCTACTGGGGCTGCCCGATCCCGATCGTGCACTGCCCGAGGGACGGGATGGTCCCGGTGCCCGACGACCAGCTGCCGGTCGTGCTGCCGGACATCACGGACTACAAGCCGAAGGGCAAGTCGCCGCTGGCGGCCGCCGAGGACTGGGTCAACACGACCTGCCCGCGGTGCGGCGGTCCGGCTCGGCGCGAGACCGACACGATGGACACGTTCGTCGACTCCTCGTGGTACTTCCTGCGCTACACGGACTCGCACAACGACGCCGCGGCATGGGATCCGGCGGTCCTGAACCACTGGATGCCCGTCGACCAGTACATCGGCGGCGTCGAGCACGCGATCCTGCACCTGCTGTACGCGCGGTTCTTCATCAAGGCGCTGCGCGACATGGGGCACTTGGAGGCCGACGAGCCGTTCGCCGCCCTGTTCACGCAGGGGATGATCACCAAGGACGGGGCGAAGATGTCCAAGTCCAAGGGGAACGTCGTGTCGCCTGCCTCGATCGTCGACAAGTACGGGTCCGACACCGCGCGGGCGCAGATCCTGTTCATCGGGCCGCCGGATCAGGATGCCGACTGGACGGACACCGGTGTCGAGGGGATGTTCCGGTTCCTGTCGCGCCTGTGGCGGGTTTCGGCCGAAGCCGCTTCGGAGCTGCCGGACGCGCCGGTGCCCGATGCCGAGGACCTCGGTCCCGACGCGCTGCGGATCCTGCGCAAGGCCAACTGGGCGATCGACAAGGTCACCAACGACATGGACCAGCGGTTCAACTTCAACACCGCCATCGCGGCGGTGCGGGAGCTGTTCAACGAGGTCACGGCGGAGAAGCGCGGGAGCGCCGACCCCGGCACCGTGCGCTTCGCGCTGGCGACGGCATCGTCCCTGATGTTCCCCTTCGCACCGCACGTGACGACCGACGCCTACAACCTGCTGACCGGCCGCCGCGTCTGGGAAGAGCCCTGGCCCGCGGCCGACGCCGCCTTCCTCGAAGCCGACACCTTCGAGCTCGTCGTCCAGGTCAACGGCAAGGTCCGCGACCGCGTCGAAGCCCCGGCCAGCGCCTCGAAGGACGAGCTCCTGGCCCTGGCCCGCGCGCTGCCGAACGTCATCGCGCACGTGGACGGCAAGGACGTCATCAAGGAGATCGTGGTGCCGAACAAGCTCGTGAACGTGGTGGTGCGGGGCTAA
- a CDS encoding ComEC/Rec2 family competence protein has product MRAAPPDPPPSEIPSRAAASHRARRWPLAAAAAIAPAIVQRAQQWLLAAAVAGRGHPRHVVLALLVAGLLLGGRAPDSVVVVGALVVALGVACATRRPEVAVVLSMVLVGGAWAAQARTAHLDATRLPIGHDIRGDATVLSAPRPDAFGGARALVRLRSEPVLLRIPSWSHAPPAAVGDIINISGTLRPPDLAARALHAHATLRATDLRATGRRRGGLLGAVDTIRRRAERVLGAHLPPGEAALARGMVLGDDSGMPDDLRDAFTAASLSHLTAASGQNIALLAALALGLGIALGVGIRTRWALVLALIMVYIPLAGGGPSIQRAGIMGAATIVAALAGRPASRWYGLLLAAAATLLLDPRAAAGPGWQLSFAAVVGIALLAPRTAERLHHVGLPRAAAEAIGVTVAATLATAPLIALHFDRASLVGLPANVVAAPAVAPIMWLGMTAAAVAQLVPGAAAPLMAVTAPLLGFLTGVARTAAAAPAAQVALPLPVLTLACALGAAAIVWRGAGEERQHSRPRPRLRVAAALTAAAALALALLLTRTRALAPPPPGDLRITALDIGQGDATLLQAGGHAVLVDAGPSGTPIVAELRHAGVTHLDALVVTHPQADHDGGAPAVLTALPTSVLLDGRGADRSPTSRAIDRPLQQHATRAIAAQQGQHLTAGPLTLDILWPPGDTTAAPGEDPNERAVVAVATAYGARALLTADAESDVLQPLDLPRIDVLKVSHHGSDDPGLPDILTRLQPHIALIEVGAHNTYGHPTPTTLTTLHATVPQTLRTDQNGTTRIDLIAHHATVTTER; this is encoded by the coding sequence GTGAGGGCCGCGCCTCCGGACCCGCCGCCAAGCGAGATCCCGTCGCGCGCCGCCGCCTCTCACCGCGCGCGACGGTGGCCGCTTGCAGCCGCAGCCGCCATCGCTCCCGCGATCGTCCAGCGCGCGCAGCAGTGGCTGCTCGCCGCCGCCGTTGCTGGGCGCGGGCATCCGCGGCATGTCGTCCTGGCGCTGCTCGTCGCTGGGCTGCTCCTCGGCGGCCGCGCACCGGACTCGGTCGTCGTTGTTGGGGCACTAGTCGTCGCGCTCGGCGTCGCCTGTGCGACGCGGCGGCCGGAGGTCGCGGTGGTGTTGTCGATGGTGTTGGTCGGCGGCGCCTGGGCTGCGCAGGCGCGGACGGCGCACCTCGACGCCACGCGGCTCCCGATCGGCCACGACATCCGCGGCGACGCGACCGTCCTCTCGGCTCCGCGCCCGGACGCCTTCGGCGGTGCGCGGGCGCTCGTCCGGCTCCGCAGCGAGCCGGTGCTGCTGCGGATCCCGAGCTGGTCGCACGCGCCGCCTGCGGCGGTCGGCGACATCATCAACATCTCCGGGACGCTGCGCCCGCCGGACCTCGCGGCGAGGGCACTCCACGCGCACGCGACGCTGCGGGCGACCGACCTCCGCGCCACCGGCCGCCGCCGCGGCGGCCTGCTGGGCGCGGTCGACACGATCCGCCGCCGTGCCGAGCGCGTCCTCGGCGCGCACCTCCCACCGGGCGAGGCGGCGCTCGCGCGCGGGATGGTCCTCGGCGACGACTCCGGGATGCCCGACGACCTCCGCGATGCGTTCACCGCCGCCTCGCTCAGCCACCTGACGGCCGCGTCCGGCCAGAACATCGCGCTGCTTGCGGCGCTCGCGCTCGGCCTCGGGATCGCGCTCGGCGTCGGGATCCGGACCCGCTGGGCGCTCGTCCTCGCGCTCATCATGGTGTACATCCCGCTCGCCGGCGGCGGCCCGTCGATCCAGCGCGCGGGGATCATGGGCGCGGCGACGATCGTCGCCGCGCTCGCCGGCCGGCCCGCCAGCCGCTGGTACGGGCTGCTGCTCGCCGCGGCGGCCACACTCCTGCTCGACCCGCGCGCCGCGGCCGGCCCCGGTTGGCAGCTGAGCTTCGCGGCGGTGGTGGGGATCGCGCTGCTCGCGCCGCGGACGGCCGAGCGACTCCATCATGTCGGTCTCCCGCGCGCCGCCGCCGAGGCGATCGGGGTGACCGTCGCCGCGACGCTCGCCACCGCGCCGCTGATCGCGCTGCACTTCGACCGTGCCTCGCTGGTCGGCCTGCCGGCGAACGTCGTCGCGGCGCCCGCGGTCGCGCCGATCATGTGGCTCGGGATGACCGCGGCGGCCGTCGCACAGCTCGTGCCCGGCGCCGCCGCGCCGCTGATGGCCGTCACCGCGCCGCTGCTCGGCTTCCTGACCGGCGTCGCCCGGACCGCCGCCGCGGCGCCCGCCGCGCAGGTCGCGCTGCCGCTCCCGGTCCTGACGCTCGCCTGCGCGCTCGGCGCGGCGGCGATCGTGTGGCGGGGCGCGGGGGAGGAGCGACAACACAGCCGCCCGCGTCCACGCCTCCGCGTCGCCGCCGCCCTCACAGCCGCCGCCGCGCTCGCGCTCGCCCTCCTGCTCACCCGCACCCGCGCGCTCGCCCCACCTCCACCCGGCGACCTCCGCATCACCGCCCTCGACATCGGCCAGGGGGACGCGACGCTCCTCCAGGCCGGCGGCCACGCCGTCCTGGTCGACGCCGGACCGTCCGGAACGCCGATCGTCGCCGAGCTCCGCCACGCCGGCGTGACCCACCTCGACGCCCTCGTCGTCACCCACCCGCAGGCCGACCACGACGGCGGCGCGCCCGCGGTCCTCACCGCGCTCCCGACGAGCGTCCTCCTCGACGGCCGCGGCGCCGATCGCTCGCCGACCTCACGCGCCATCGACCGACCCCTACAACAACACGCCACCAGGGCGATCGCCGCCCAGCAGGGCCAGCACCTCACCGCCGGCCCGCTCACCCTCGACATCCTCTGGCCGCCGGGCGACACCACGGCCGCGCCCGGAGAGGATCCCAACGAGCGCGCCGTCGTCGCCGTGGCGACCGCCTACGGAGCGCGAGCGCTCCTGACCGCCGACGCCGAGTCCGACGTCCTCCAACCCCTCGACCTCCCACGCATCGACGTCCTCAAGGTCAGCCACCACGGCTCCGACGACCCCGGCCTCCCGGACATCCTCACCCGCCTCCAACCCCACATCGCCCTCATCGAGGTCGGCGCCCACAACACCTACGGCCATCCCACACCAACCACCCTCACAACCCTCCACGCCACCGTCCCCCAAACCCTCCGGACCGACCAGAACGGCACCACCCGCATCGACCTCATCGCCCACCACGCGACCGTGACGACCGAGCGATGA
- a CDS encoding ComEA family DNA-binding protein, translated as MPSGLSRTELVAYAVGAVLVVVVGLRVLHHDAAPAAAPATERASVAVAAPRAVGALVHVVGAVRRAGVYRVGAGKRIEDAIRLAGGATAHADLQAINLAAKVADGQQIVVPRRGAAPAGVSAVPGVAASAPVNLNTATAEQLDTLDGVGPTTAQKILAFRQQHGGFSSINDLAQIPGIGPKKLARSSHR; from the coding sequence ATGCCTTCTGGCCTGTCGCGGACCGAGCTCGTCGCCTACGCGGTCGGTGCGGTGTTGGTCGTGGTGGTGGGGCTCAGGGTGCTGCATCACGACGCGGCGCCTGCTGCGGCGCCGGCGACGGAGAGGGCCTCGGTCGCGGTTGCGGCGCCGAGGGCGGTCGGGGCGCTGGTGCATGTCGTCGGCGCGGTGCGGAGGGCGGGGGTCTACCGGGTTGGAGCGGGCAAGCGGATCGAGGATGCGATCAGGCTCGCCGGTGGTGCGACGGCGCACGCCGACCTGCAGGCCATCAACTTGGCGGCGAAGGTCGCGGACGGACAGCAGATCGTCGTCCCACGCAGGGGCGCCGCGCCGGCCGGAGTCTCCGCCGTGCCGGGCGTCGCGGCCTCGGCGCCGGTCAACCTCAACACCGCGACCGCCGAGCAGCTCGACACCCTCGACGGCGTCGGCCCCACGACCGCCCAGAAGATCCTCGCCTTCCGCCAGCAGCACGGCGGCTTCTCCTCCATCAACGACCTCGCGCAGATCCCCGGGATCGGCCCGAAGAAGCTCGCCCGCTCAAGCCACAGGTGA